TGAACAACAAGTATTATCGCCACAGTATTTTTACGTGCCACGTGCTGCTGATTGGGATAATCAGCGCTATTTGATTCGTGGAGGAGTTTCTAAAAATTTCGGAAAAATGACATTAGCTGCAAAAGCTGAATTAAATGTCAATAAAATGGCTCGTAAATTAGATCCTCGACCTGAAATTAAAAACAATCAATTAGTCGGTGAAATTCAGGCTGCTTACGAAATTATGGACGGTCATCAACTTTTTGTTTTAGGAGCTTATGGGCGAAAAGACAAAGATTTTAGTATCGTTTATAAAAATAGAAATTTGGATGTTGAAGCTTATCCAGAAACCTATTTACGTTATATGGCAGGATATGGTCGTGTGATTAATAACCCGTTGAGAAATAAAATTGATAATGAAAAATCACTTTATCAATATTTTACTCGAAATATTAGTTCAAAAATTGGTGGTGGTTATCAATTTAGTTCTGACAATACACGTCTGATTTTAGGTTATAATTACCAAGAAAATCAACAACGTATGTATGATAGCAAAACGAAGGAAGATAAATTCTTTATTTACGTTTGGGATATCAATGAGCAATTAGCTTATGCCAATTTCATGACAACGTTTGATAACAATACAATGAATGCTCGTTTAGATTTCTCGAGAAAAGATGGTGAAAATTATGATGTTTCAATTGGTGGAATGAACTATCAAAATCGTTTACAAAATGCGAATTTAGATGTTAATTTGGCGAATCGTGATCAATCAAAAATGAATTATTTCATTGGTTTCAAATCAAGTTATAATCAAAATAAATATTACGATGCATTAGCAATTTATACCATGAAAATTAAATCGTTGGATGTTGGTGTTTATGGGAATAAAGATGTTATGTTGAATAATAAATTAAAAATAAATATAGGTTTAGCTTTTAATTATTATGCGCTACTTGATTCCTATTTTGATTATACGAAAATGACAGGTATTAATGAAGATACATTTTATAACAATGTAGCTTCTTATGATTATGCTTACAATACGACAGATCATCTTGATGCATCCACCTCTATACGCTTCATTTTACCGATTAAAAATAATAAGACAATCGAGCTATATACACAGTTAAAAGGTATATTTGCAACAAATAAAAGTAATTTTACCCGAATTAATACAGACAATACCTATTGGATGAACTTCGGAATTCAATTAAATTATTAAAATGATTATGAAAAAAATGCTTCCATTATTTGCAATTGGAGCTACTACTCTATTTTATGCATTTAACAGTAATAAAATAATCGACCAAGGTTATACAATTACCGATTTACGAGCATTGTATAGTAGTGGAGATCAGTCTAAATGGCCTACTCCAACTGTTGACGAAAGTGTTTTGAATGATGGATTTGAGGATATTGGAACATTAGGAGAAGTTCCTTTTCCCAAAGATAATCCATATACAAAAGAAAAAGCTGAATTAGGGAAAACGTTATTTTTTGATCCTCGTTTATCCAATTCTAATCAAATTTCTTGTGCAAATTGCCATGATCCTGAATTAAATTGGGGTGATGGTCGACGTGTTCCTTATGGAGAAGACCGTCAATTGGGTGCACGTAATTCACCAAGTTTAATGAATGTGGCTTATGCTAAAGTAATGTTCTGGGATGGTCGAGCAAAAACGTTGGAAGAACAAGCTGAATTCCCAATTCGTGATAAAAAAGAAATGAATCATCACATCGATTTTGCAACAAAAAGAATTGCTCAAATTGCTGGTTACAAAGATTTGTTCAAACAAGCTTTTGGAGACGAAAACGTATCAAATGATCGCATAACGAAAGCAATTGCTACTTTTGAACGAACAATTTTAGCTCCAAAAAATCGTTTTGATAAATTTATTGCTGGAAAATCAGATGAATTAACAGATCAAGAAATCGAAGGTTTACATCTTTTCCGTACAAAAGCAAGATGTATCAACTGTCACAATTCGGCTTATTTTTCGGATAATAAATTCCATAATATTGGATTAACGTATTATGGACGAGAATACGAAGATTTAGGTTTATACAATACAACTAAATTAGCAAAAAATGTTGGTGAATTTAAAACACCTTCTTTGCGTGAAGTTCCTCAAAATGCACCTTATATGCACAATGGATTATTTCCAACTATTCGTGGTGTCTTAAATATGTACAATGCTGGAATGTTTCATTTTCAACCAAATGAAAAACAGAAAAATGATTCATTATTTCCTAAAACATCTGATTTGGTGAAAAAACTTAATTTAACAACTTCCGAATTAGATGCATTAGAATCCTTTTTAATGAGTTTGAAACAGAATCAATACAAAATGCGCCCACCGCATTTACCAAAATAAAATTATAACATAAAAAGCCTCAAAATTGAGGCTTTTTATGTTATAATTCGTTTATATTTAAAATCATTATTAAACATTTAAGTTGAGAAAGCAATATCATTTTCGTCGAATCAATCAGCAACTTTATATTTGGGATGTTGATCGATTGATTAGCTTAATACAAAATATTCTGCCAAAAGAAATTCCTGTAAGTGCTATCCGCGAATTAAACGAGCCTTATTGGTACAGTAATGAAGGAGATGTTCCTACATGTAAATCGATTGCCGAACATATGATTTTAGTAAATGATGCTGATCTTTCGTATCCTATTATTTTATGTCCAGAAGGAAAAATAATGGATGGCATGCATCGCGTCGTGAAAGCATATTTAAATGATCATATTTCAATTCATGCTTATCAATTAAAAAAACTTCCTGAACCTGATTTTATAGATGTAGATCCGCAAGACTTACCTTATGAAGACGATAATCTTATTTTATAAATTTATTCTACAATTGTATAACATAATTTCTTAAAAATTACTTGAAATTTGTAGTATAAAATAACTATTATGAATACGCAAACCCTTATTATACCGCTTCTTAATTTAGAAACGCAAGAACAAGTTTCTAAATTGAACCAAATGATATCTGAAGTTGAAAATCTGGATAGTTTTTTTATTGATTTATCAAATAAAAGTGTTTCGCTGACGGCAAAAAAAATGCCTAAAGTAACAGCTAAAGTTTTTCAAATCCTAAAACAAAATAATTTCAAAATCGATTCTGTCGAAATAAATTACCCCGTACTTAACATGACTTGTGCTTCATGCGCAAGTAGCTCGCAGGCAAATTTAAAACGTCAACCAGGTGTTGTAAATGCTGAAGTGAATTATGGAAATGGAATGGGAAAAATAGAATATATTCCTTCTTTAACTTCTCCCGAAAATTTAAAAAATGCATTAGTTGAGGTTGGATTTGATTTAGTGATTGATGAATCAAAAAATCAAGACGAAGAAATAGAACAACTTCATGAAGATAAATACCTATCACTAAAAAAGAACGTGATATGGGCGCTTGTTTTTGGTATTCCTTTGTTCATTATAGGAATGTTTTTTATGAATATGCCTTATGGTAATTATATCATGTGGGCGCTTTCTACTCCTATTCTCTTTATTTTCGGTCAACAATTTTTTGTTGGTGCGTGGAAACAATTGAAAAATAAGACAGCTAATATGGATACTTTAGTAGCTTTGAGTACTGGTGTAGCTTATATATTCAGTGTTTTCAATACATTATTTCCAGAATATTGGCACAGCAAAGGTTTACACGCTCATCCTTATTTTGAAGCAGCTGGTTTGATTATCGTTTTTATTTTGATTGGTAAATTGATGGAAGAACGTGCGAAGGGAAATACATCTGAAGCAATCAAAAAATTAATAGGTCTGCAACCCAATACGGTTTCTGTTTTAAAAAATGGAAATCAAGTTGAAGTAAAAATTGAAGATGTGCAAATTGGAGACTTGATTTTATCTAAACCTGGAGATAAAATTGCCGTTGATGGAATAATTATTTCTGGAGAAACTTTTATCGATGAAAGTTCTTTAACTGGTGAACCTCTTCCTGTCGAAAAAGGAGTTGATGCTACTGTTTTTTCAGGAACATTGAACCAAAATTCTCCTATTCAATATAAAGCCTTAAAAGTTGGTAATGATACGCTCTTAGCTCAAATCATTCAGTCTGTGAAGAATGCACAAGGTAGTAAGGCGCCAGTTCAACAATTGGTGGATAAAATAGCAGGAATTTTTGTTCCGATTGTAATTATCATAGCAATTTTAACTTTTATTACATGGTTAGTTTTAGGTCAAGAAAATGCGTTTACCATGGCACTTTTATCCATGATAACTGTATTGGTTATCGCTTGTCCTTGCGCACTTGGTTTGGCTACACCTACTGCAATTATGGTTGGAATGGGAAAAGGAGCTGAACAAGGAATTTTGATTAAAAATGCAGAAAGTTTAGAATTGGCAAAGAAAATTGATACGATTATCTTAGATAAAACAGGAACAATTACAGAAGGAAAACCTAAATTACAAGAATTAATTTGGTTTGATGATTCTGCTAAAAATATACTTTATACCATCGAGAATAATTCGCAACATCCCTTAGCCAAAGCTATTACTGCACATATTGGTAAACAAGAAAATTTATCGGATTTGAAAGTTGAAGATGTTTCTGGAAAAGGATTAAAAGCAACTCGTTTGAACAAAGAATATTATGTTGGGAAAATAAGTTGGATGAACGAATTGAACATTCAAATTGAGGAGAATGTTAAACAAACAATTCAAGATTTTTCAACTAAAAATTATACCACTTCTTTCTTTGGTGATAATGAAAATGTTTTAGGTTTGATTGGAATTTCAGATGAAATAAAAGCAACTTCTATTGAAGCTATAAAAGCATTTCATGAAAAAGGAATTGAGGTTTGGATGGTGACTGGTGACAATGAATTTTCTGCGAATGCAATTGCTAAACAAGTTGGAATTGACCAAGTTGTAGCGAATGCTTTACCTCATGATAAAATGAATATCATCAAAGATTTACAAAATAAAGGAAGAATTGTTGCGATGGTTGGTGATGGAATTAATGACAGTGCAGCTTTGGCACAAGCAGATGTTTCGATTGCAATGGGAAATGGTTCTGATATTGCAATTGATGTTGCCGAAGTAACGTTAATCGGTGGCGATTTAACAAAAATTAATCATGCGATTAATCTTTCAACACAAACAGTTAAGACTATTCATCAAAATTTATTCTGGGCATTTATTTATAATGTAATCGGTATTCCAATTGCGGCAGGTGTTCTTTATCCAATCAACGGATTTTTATTAGACCCAATGATTGCAGGAGCTGCAATGGCTATGAGCAGTGTAAGTGTTGTAACAAACAGTTTATTATTGAAATATAAAAAGATTTAAAACCTTCATAAATCAATAAATCGCCTAAAGATTTAGGCGATTTTTTTATGCTTTATAATAAACGATCATCCCAATTGTAATCTTCTATTTCTTTGATTTTTACTTTCGAAGAAAAATCGGGATGTTTTGTATTAATTAAATAATTGTATTCTTTCGGAATGATTGACGAAGGAACTTTCATCACCAAATATTTAAAATCTTGATACCAAGCAGATCCAATTTCTTGAAGTTTCGGATAAGACTCTACAGATTGCCAATTTTTGGGTAATTTAGAATCCTTTACATTGTAAATTTCATCTTCTGTACAATCAATTTCAATCACTAATAATTTGTACGAATTGTCAATCGTAATTGAACTGCGGTGAACCACTAATTCTAAGGTTGATAATGCGCGTGTACTTCCCGAATAAATTACAAATTCATCATTTTTGTTCCATCTGTTGGCAACACCAGAAGCTTGTAATGATTTTGCATATTTAGCTTTACGTATATTGTAAACTAACATTCTTAAACGTTTTCTCCGTACTCAATAGCTGTTAAACGATTGTCAATGAATTTTAAACCAGATACTGTATCCAAGAAATCCATTGGTGCTTTTTTATCCAATAAAACGTTTGGAGTTGTTAACCATTTTTCGAAATCATCTTTTGTGTTAAAAACCTCTAAACCATGTTTATACAAAGAAATTAAAAGAACAACATGCTCTTTCGTATTGTCTTTTAATGAAACGTCTTTTGTTTTATAATTTCTATATGTACGCGTTGTAATATTTAACCAATTCGAAATAATATCATCTTTTAAACCAGATAATTCGTCTAGATATTTGATGTATTTTTGATCGATATTATAACTATTTACATAGAAATAGACATTAGTGAAATCTCTTACTTCAGGAATTTCATCAATGATTTGCTTGTAACTTTTTAGTTTTATTGTTGCCATAATTTTAAACTTTTACTAAAGATACAATTTTTCCTCTTAATAAAGGAATTTTTTCTCAATTATTTTAATACGTACAAAAAAAGAGGTTACAAAAGCAACCTCTTTTACTATAATGATTTATATTTTCTTATTTTAAAGAACCAACCATATCTTCTGGTTTTACCCATTCGTCAAATTGTTCAGCAGTTACATATCCTAATGCAATTGCAGTTTCTTTTAACGTAGAGTTATTTTTGTGTGCAGTTTGCGCAATCTCTGCAGCTTTGTAATAACCAATTTTTGTATTAAGCGCAGTTACTAACATTAATGAATTATCTACTAATTCTTTGATACGAGCATAATTTGGTTCGATACCTTGTGCACAATGTTCGTCAAAAGAAACACAAGCATCCCCTAATAAACGTGCAGATTGTAAGAAATTTGCAGCCATTAATGGTTTGAAAACATTTAATTCATAGTGACCTTGAGTTCCACCAATCGTAATTGCAACATCATTACCCATAACTTGAGCAGCAACCATAGTTAAAGCTTCACATTGTGTAGGATTTACTTTACCTGGCATGATAGAAGACCCTGGCTCATTTTCTGGAATAATGATTTCACCAATACCTGAACGAGGTCCTGAAGCTAACATACGAACATCATTTGCAATTTTGTTTAATGAAACAGCTAATTGTTTCAACGCTCCGTGAGTTTCTACGATGGCATCGTGA
This portion of the Empedobacter stercoris genome encodes:
- a CDS encoding DUF6850 family outer membrane beta-barrel protein, which translates into the protein MKSIDLTTYDNKFLRIASFTCLFFASQLFAQENDSIKVTSNEAEQFIKDLNWELPIATHSLPIKDYTHTGIYFNHKNNQFARKQTAEETNRYGFLSEGLYTTENDFKIFGTINLEKFTEKNLGWNLSDQRTDEQQVLSPQYFYVPRAADWDNQRYLIRGGVSKNFGKMTLAAKAELNVNKMARKLDPRPEIKNNQLVGEIQAAYEIMDGHQLFVLGAYGRKDKDFSIVYKNRNLDVEAYPETYLRYMAGYGRVINNPLRNKIDNEKSLYQYFTRNISSKIGGGYQFSSDNTRLILGYNYQENQQRMYDSKTKEDKFFIYVWDINEQLAYANFMTTFDNNTMNARLDFSRKDGENYDVSIGGMNYQNRLQNANLDVNLANRDQSKMNYFIGFKSSYNQNKYYDALAIYTMKIKSLDVGVYGNKDVMLNNKLKINIGLAFNYYALLDSYFDYTKMTGINEDTFYNNVASYDYAYNTTDHLDASTSIRFILPIKNNKTIELYTQLKGIFATNKSNFTRINTDNTYWMNFGIQLNY
- a CDS encoding cytochrome-c peroxidase, producing MKKMLPLFAIGATTLFYAFNSNKIIDQGYTITDLRALYSSGDQSKWPTPTVDESVLNDGFEDIGTLGEVPFPKDNPYTKEKAELGKTLFFDPRLSNSNQISCANCHDPELNWGDGRRVPYGEDRQLGARNSPSLMNVAYAKVMFWDGRAKTLEEQAEFPIRDKKEMNHHIDFATKRIAQIAGYKDLFKQAFGDENVSNDRITKAIATFERTILAPKNRFDKFIAGKSDELTDQEIEGLHLFRTKARCINCHNSAYFSDNKFHNIGLTYYGREYEDLGLYNTTKLAKNVGEFKTPSLREVPQNAPYMHNGLFPTIRGVLNMYNAGMFHFQPNEKQKNDSLFPKTSDLVKKLNLTTSELDALESFLMSLKQNQYKMRPPHLPK
- a CDS encoding heavy metal translocating P-type ATPase; translation: MNTQTLIIPLLNLETQEQVSKLNQMISEVENLDSFFIDLSNKSVSLTAKKMPKVTAKVFQILKQNNFKIDSVEINYPVLNMTCASCASSSQANLKRQPGVVNAEVNYGNGMGKIEYIPSLTSPENLKNALVEVGFDLVIDESKNQDEEIEQLHEDKYLSLKKNVIWALVFGIPLFIIGMFFMNMPYGNYIMWALSTPILFIFGQQFFVGAWKQLKNKTANMDTLVALSTGVAYIFSVFNTLFPEYWHSKGLHAHPYFEAAGLIIVFILIGKLMEERAKGNTSEAIKKLIGLQPNTVSVLKNGNQVEVKIEDVQIGDLILSKPGDKIAVDGIIISGETFIDESSLTGEPLPVEKGVDATVFSGTLNQNSPIQYKALKVGNDTLLAQIIQSVKNAQGSKAPVQQLVDKIAGIFVPIVIIIAILTFITWLVLGQENAFTMALLSMITVLVIACPCALGLATPTAIMVGMGKGAEQGILIKNAESLELAKKIDTIILDKTGTITEGKPKLQELIWFDDSAKNILYTIENNSQHPLAKAITAHIGKQENLSDLKVEDVSGKGLKATRLNKEYYVGKISWMNELNIQIEENVKQTIQDFSTKNYTTSFFGDNENVLGLIGISDEIKATSIEAIKAFHEKGIEVWMVTGDNEFSANAIAKQVGIDQVVANALPHDKMNIIKDLQNKGRIVAMVGDGINDSAALAQADVSIAMGNGSDIAIDVAEVTLIGGDLTKINHAINLSTQTVKTIHQNLFWAFIYNVIGIPIAAGVLYPINGFLLDPMIAGAAMAMSSVSVVTNSLLLKYKKI
- a CDS encoding RES family NAD+ phosphorylase, with amino-acid sequence MLVYNIRKAKYAKSLQASGVANRWNKNDEFVIYSGSTRALSTLELVVHRSSITIDNSYKLLVIEIDCTEDEIYNVKDSKLPKNWQSVESYPKLQEIGSAWYQDFKYLVMKVPSSIIPKEYNYLINTKHPDFSSKVKIKEIEDYNWDDRLL
- a CDS encoding antitoxin Xre/MbcA/ParS toxin-binding domain-containing protein; the protein is MATIKLKSYKQIIDEIPEVRDFTNVYFYVNSYNIDQKYIKYLDELSGLKDDIISNWLNITTRTYRNYKTKDVSLKDNTKEHVVLLISLYKHGLEVFNTKDDFEKWLTTPNVLLDKKAPMDFLDTVSGLKFIDNRLTAIEYGENV